One part of the Marispirochaeta sp. genome encodes these proteins:
- a CDS encoding DUF2160 family membrane protein, whose product MIVWLVQTFGWMYWTWQSGLFFIGIFGSIALLGVLNRYSPNVDRKGFLPIETSRGDRLFIGILSAIAFFLFWLGLFGENLLWVTAIITAIWFFVEFKWG is encoded by the coding sequence ATGATAGTTTGGTTAGTTCAAACCTTTGGATGGATGTACTGGACATGGCAGAGCGGACTGTTTTTCATCGGGATATTCGGATCAATAGCCCTGCTGGGAGTGTTGAACAGATACAGTCCGAATGTTGACAGAAAGGGATTTCTCCCGATCGAGACGTCAAGGGGCGACCGTCTCTTCATCGGGATATTATCGGCCATAGCATTTTTCCTCTTTTGGCTCGGCCTGTTCGGGGAGAATCTGCTGTGGGTCACGGCAATAATAACGGCGATATGGTTCTTCGTCGAGTTCAAGTGGGGTTGA
- a CDS encoding sugar ABC transporter permease: MKYDNKAWLFLIPALGVMALSAFIPLMTVVNYSLHYIFSGAIPEFVGFANFIDVLRDEKFQEALGRQLLFSTAILAVQMPLGIAIALSIPKKGIGVAISLVLLGIPLLIPYNVVGIVWRLFSQSDIGLIPEILSWIGYEYNVSLDPIDAPVTIFLLDVWHWTPLVALLAYAGYLAIPDAFYRAAEIDGASRWKTFRYVTLPKLRPVLVLGFLLRFMDSFKIYAEPLLLTGGGPGDTTTLLSQFVARKAESYELGYAGAASIIYLFIVIVMSYVFFQLLTKIGQGESQKA, translated from the coding sequence ATGAAATACGACAACAAGGCATGGCTGTTTTTAATACCCGCTCTGGGTGTAATGGCGCTGAGCGCTTTCATTCCGCTCATGACGGTAGTGAACTATTCGCTACACTATATATTCTCTGGTGCGATTCCGGAGTTCGTCGGGTTTGCGAATTTTATCGATGTCCTCCGTGATGAAAAATTCCAGGAAGCTTTAGGGCGGCAGCTGCTGTTCAGCACTGCAATTCTTGCGGTACAAATGCCTTTGGGAATTGCCATTGCGCTTTCAATACCCAAGAAAGGAATAGGGGTAGCGATATCGTTGGTTCTTCTCGGAATCCCCCTGTTGATCCCCTACAACGTAGTAGGAATTGTGTGGCGGCTGTTTAGCCAGTCGGATATCGGTTTGATACCGGAGATTCTGAGCTGGATCGGTTACGAGTATAATGTTTCACTGGACCCAATCGATGCTCCGGTAACTATTTTCCTTCTAGACGTGTGGCATTGGACGCCGTTGGTAGCCCTGCTGGCCTACGCCGGGTATTTGGCAATACCGGACGCATTCTACCGTGCCGCGGAGATCGACGGGGCTTCACGTTGGAAGACCTTCCGGTATGTAACTCTTCCAAAGCTGCGGCCTGTACTGGTGTTGGGTTTCCTGTTGCGCTTCATGGATTCATTCAAGATATATGCCGAACCGCTTCTGCTTACAGGAGGCGGACCCGGCGACACCACTACTCTTCTGAGTCAATTTGTAGCCAGAAAGGCTGAATCATACGAACTCGGATACGCCGGTGCGGCATCGATTATCTATCTCTTCATAGTGATTGTGATGAGTTATGTATTCTTCCAATTACTGACAAAAATTGGACAGGGGGAGAGTCAAAAGGCATGA
- a CDS encoding ABC transporter ATP-binding protein — protein MATIELRDVWHSYDLEGGKSKDWQYAVEDINITYENGYAVALLGPSGCGKTTLLKIISGLTRPTKGRVLFDGKDVSHLSAKERHIAQVFQFPVVYDSMNVYGNIAFPLANDGIDSSTIRKRVYEVAEILEITELLKEPAGRLNSADKQKVSLGRGIVRPNTAAVLLDEPLTVIDPKAQWGLRRKLKEVQKELNFTMIYVTHDQHEALTFAEKVTVMQVGKIDQTGTPEELHEYPASMFIGYFIGSPGMNMMDCTVAPDGTVFYNGTSFHVPKRLAAELLEYGTEFTLGIRPENVELSMKQEKNTMSGTVKLVEDTGAYKIVTVNMGSLDLKTRASETMKVEDGQTVWMKFPEKDLKFFKDGKKVL, from the coding sequence ATGGCGACTATCGAATTGAGAGATGTATGGCATAGTTATGACCTCGAGGGGGGCAAGTCGAAAGACTGGCAGTACGCGGTCGAGGATATTAACATTACCTATGAAAACGGTTATGCGGTAGCCCTCCTGGGACCTTCGGGGTGCGGGAAGACGACCCTGCTGAAGATTATCTCCGGGCTCACCAGACCGACTAAGGGAAGAGTCCTGTTCGACGGCAAAGATGTTTCCCACCTGTCAGCAAAGGAACGGCACATCGCGCAAGTGTTTCAGTTCCCTGTAGTGTATGACTCGATGAATGTGTACGGTAATATTGCTTTCCCGCTGGCCAACGACGGCATCGACAGCAGTACTATCCGCAAGCGGGTGTACGAAGTGGCCGAAATCCTTGAGATCACCGAGTTGCTGAAGGAACCGGCCGGCAGGCTCAACTCGGCCGATAAGCAGAAGGTCTCTCTTGGACGAGGAATTGTGCGGCCCAATACCGCCGCGGTGCTGCTGGATGAGCCTCTGACGGTCATTGACCCGAAGGCTCAGTGGGGACTGCGGAGGAAGCTCAAGGAAGTACAGAAGGAACTCAACTTCACTATGATCTATGTGACCCACGATCAGCACGAAGCCTTGACCTTTGCGGAGAAGGTGACGGTCATGCAGGTGGGCAAGATTGATCAGACCGGTACACCCGAAGAGCTTCATGAATATCCCGCGAGCATGTTCATCGGCTACTTCATTGGAAGTCCGGGGATGAACATGATGGATTGCACTGTAGCCCCCGACGGCACCGTATTCTATAACGGAACTTCATTTCATGTGCCTAAGAGGCTTGCCGCTGAACTCCTGGAATACGGCACAGAATTTACTCTCGGGATCCGTCCTGAGAACGTGGAGCTGTCTATGAAGCAAGAAAAAAATACAATGTCGGGAACAGTGAAACTGGTAGAAGACACAGGAGCCTACAAGATTGTCACGGTCAATATGGGCAGTCTCGATCTTAAGACCCGCGCTTCTGAGACCATGAAAGTCGAGGATGGGCAAACGGTGTGGATGAAGTTTCCCGAGAAGGACCTCAAGTTCTTCAAAGACGGGAAAAAGGTTCTATGA
- a CDS encoding carbohydrate ABC transporter permease: MRRTEKKLQKRYIFLIVYFVLLFIPIYWMLITSFKYDTEILSGMSFFPKTFTLANYKEIFTSAVWMNSFKNSLIYVFLNVVIVLLVSVPGAYAFSRYNFLGDKHLFFWLLTNRMAPAAVFIVPFTELFYTLHIHDTHIAVALGHCLFNIPLAIWILEGFMSGIPKEIDETAFVDGYSFPHFFRKIFFPLVAPGIGVTAFFSFTFSWVELIIAKAATITNAKPVVVTLTVGIGAEGVKWGLLAAAGVLTIIPGALVVYFVRNYMAKGFALGRV, translated from the coding sequence ATGAGACGTACGGAAAAGAAGTTACAAAAAAGGTACATATTCTTAATTGTCTATTTTGTTCTGCTGTTTATCCCTATCTACTGGATGCTGATAACCTCCTTCAAGTACGATACCGAGATTCTCAGCGGCATGTCGTTTTTTCCGAAGACGTTCACCCTGGCGAACTACAAGGAGATTTTTACCTCTGCTGTGTGGATGAACAGTTTCAAGAACTCGCTGATCTACGTGTTCCTCAACGTGGTTATCGTGCTGCTCGTATCGGTACCGGGAGCTTATGCCTTCTCGCGTTACAACTTTCTGGGAGACAAACACCTATTCTTTTGGCTGCTTACGAACAGAATGGCCCCGGCTGCGGTATTTATCGTTCCGTTTACTGAACTGTTCTATACTCTTCACATCCATGATACCCATATAGCGGTGGCATTGGGGCACTGTCTGTTCAATATTCCCCTGGCGATCTGGATCCTGGAAGGCTTTATGTCTGGCATTCCGAAGGAGATCGATGAGACGGCCTTCGTCGATGGATACAGTTTCCCCCACTTCTTCAGGAAGATATTCTTTCCGCTGGTAGCTCCTGGAATCGGGGTGACGGCCTTCTTCAGTTTCACCTTCTCATGGGTGGAACTGATCATCGCCAAAGCGGCAACGATAACGAATGCAAAACCGGTGGTGGTAACACTCACTGTCGGTATAGGAGCCGAAGGGGTGAAATGGGGATTGTTGGCAGCCGCTGGTGTGCTCACGATTATACCGGGCGCACTGGTAGTCTATTTCGTACGGAATTACATGGCCAAAGGCTTCGCGTTAGGAAGGGTATAA
- a CDS encoding ABC transporter ATP-binding protein, translating to MGIVMENVTKLHHGYKKLDNVSLEVNDGDFSVLLAPTGSGKTTLLRLLAGIEKPTSGKIYFDGVDVTKLSVQKRNIAMVYQQFVNYPSFTIYENIASPIRVSKEKLSEKEIDRRVRSNAELLGISHILDHLPQEVSGGQQQRTALARALAKGTKYVFLDEPLANLDYKLREELRSELKLIFREKGGAIVYATPEPIDALGMASHVCFIHKGRILQYGPVKQVYHNPRYVEVGEYFSYPTMNILEGRKVADDGRLYIKITDQFMIDVSSLRQSLMKDRYYLGIHAHAISTNRESDKMVGIDGTVQLSEVVGSDTELHVDHEGFRIIVLMQEMISYGIGENISLYLDPERFYIFDVDTHELCAKTVKE from the coding sequence ATGGGCATAGTCATGGAGAATGTAACCAAGCTTCATCACGGGTACAAGAAGCTGGACAACGTGAGTTTGGAAGTGAACGATGGAGATTTTTCCGTTCTGTTGGCTCCGACCGGATCGGGTAAGACTACCTTGTTGCGGCTGCTGGCAGGCATCGAGAAGCCGACCAGCGGTAAAATTTACTTCGACGGTGTAGATGTTACCAAGCTATCCGTACAAAAGCGGAATATTGCCATGGTCTACCAGCAGTTTGTAAATTACCCGTCTTTTACCATCTATGAAAACATCGCTTCCCCTATTCGGGTCTCGAAAGAGAAGCTGAGTGAGAAGGAGATCGACCGTAGAGTTCGCTCTAATGCCGAATTGCTCGGAATCAGTCACATCCTTGATCATCTACCGCAGGAAGTGAGCGGTGGACAGCAGCAGCGAACCGCGCTGGCCAGAGCTCTGGCCAAGGGGACCAAATATGTTTTCCTCGATGAACCGCTGGCAAACCTAGATTATAAACTGCGGGAAGAACTGCGTAGTGAGCTGAAACTGATTTTCAGGGAAAAGGGGGGGGCCATAGTATACGCTACTCCTGAACCGATTGACGCTCTGGGAATGGCCTCCCATGTGTGTTTCATACACAAGGGGCGGATTCTGCAGTACGGACCGGTCAAGCAGGTATATCACAACCCAAGGTATGTGGAGGTAGGAGAATATTTCAGTTATCCCACTATGAATATCCTTGAAGGGCGCAAAGTGGCGGATGACGGGCGGCTTTACATAAAGATCACCGATCAGTTCATGATCGATGTGAGTTCGCTGCGCCAATCTCTCATGAAGGACCGTTATTATCTGGGGATTCACGCCCATGCGATTTCCACTAACCGTGAGTCGGACAAGATGGTTGGAATAGACGGAACCGTACAGTTGTCGGAAGTAGTTGGATCGGATACCGAACTCCACGTGGACCACGAGGGGTTTAGAATTATTGTCCTGATGCAGGAGATGATTTCATATGGGATAGGTGAAAATATTTCTCTATATCTCGACCCTGAACGCTTCTACATATTCGATGTAGATACGCATGAATTATGCGCGAAGACGGTGAAAGAATAA
- a CDS encoding ABC transporter substrate-binding protein, whose amino-acid sequence MRKVLVLLIAVALLIVPASLFGGGQQETVTAEESGAAIEKWIEVFSPSVLSKEEQREELEWFAKTAEPYRGLHIKSVAEGINTHKWESEVLAKAFEEITGIKVTHDIIGEGEVVDRVQRQIQTNRKLYDIYVNDADLIGTHLRANSALNLNNYMVGEGAKVTNPMLDINDWLNPEFGQDYDGNQLQLPDQQFANLYWFRYDWFTDPNIKAQFEDIYGYELGVPINWDAYEDIARFFTYEVNGDGTINGEKVYGHMDYGKKSPSLGWRFTDAWLSIAGAGDKGIPNGLPVDEWGIRVENKIPKGSSISRGGAVNGPAAVYALTKYVEWMKEYAPPYAASMTWSEAGPTPARGNVAQRVFQYITWLSDPAFNDPDSPVTDDKGIPLWRVAPTPHGKYWEEGMKVGYQDAGSWTILKDSVQGDDRAAAWLWAQFCVSKTVSLKKFLVGRTPVRKSTVNSDYLAEQEKLNKYGGIITFYKSPVEYMWTDSGPNVPHYPLLAEQWWKNISTAVTGETTPQQSMDNLARDMDDLMAKMTLKQFSPQLNPERDPEYWLNQPGSPKAERPDEEPKTVPYDELLKQWTSK is encoded by the coding sequence ATGAGAAAAGTTCTTGTACTGCTGATTGCAGTAGCCCTTCTGATTGTGCCAGCTTCTCTGTTCGGTGGAGGTCAGCAGGAGACCGTTACGGCGGAAGAAAGCGGCGCAGCGATTGAGAAATGGATTGAAGTGTTTTCACCTTCGGTCCTAAGCAAAGAGGAACAGAGAGAAGAACTCGAGTGGTTTGCCAAAACTGCTGAACCGTACAGGGGTCTGCATATCAAATCAGTAGCTGAAGGTATCAACACTCACAAATGGGAGTCCGAGGTACTGGCTAAAGCCTTCGAAGAGATAACCGGTATCAAGGTGACCCACGACATCATCGGTGAAGGTGAGGTCGTCGACCGCGTGCAGCGTCAGATCCAGACTAATCGGAAACTGTATGACATCTATGTAAACGACGCCGACCTCATCGGAACACACCTGCGGGCCAACAGCGCCCTGAACCTGAACAACTACATGGTTGGAGAGGGCGCCAAAGTCACCAATCCAATGCTGGACATCAACGACTGGCTGAATCCTGAGTTCGGACAGGACTATGACGGCAACCAGCTGCAGCTTCCCGACCAGCAGTTCGCCAACCTGTACTGGTTCCGCTACGACTGGTTCACCGATCCCAACATTAAGGCTCAGTTCGAGGATATCTATGGCTATGAACTTGGTGTACCCATCAACTGGGATGCCTACGAAGACATCGCCCGCTTTTTTACTTATGAAGTAAACGGTGACGGAACCATCAACGGCGAGAAAGTATACGGACACATGGATTACGGTAAGAAGTCTCCCTCGCTAGGATGGCGTTTCACAGATGCATGGCTCTCCATAGCAGGCGCCGGTGACAAAGGTATTCCGAACGGTCTGCCGGTCGACGAATGGGGAATACGTGTGGAGAACAAGATCCCGAAGGGGTCTTCCATATCCCGGGGTGGCGCTGTAAACGGCCCGGCGGCTGTATACGCACTTACCAAGTATGTGGAATGGATGAAAGAGTACGCTCCTCCCTACGCTGCATCGATGACCTGGTCCGAAGCCGGACCTACCCCCGCCCGCGGCAACGTCGCGCAACGTGTCTTTCAGTATATCACCTGGCTTTCAGATCCGGCCTTCAACGATCCCGACAGTCCTGTAACGGATGACAAAGGCATCCCCTTGTGGCGTGTTGCTCCGACTCCCCACGGAAAGTACTGGGAAGAAGGGATGAAGGTAGGTTACCAGGATGCGGGCAGCTGGACAATCCTTAAAGACAGCGTCCAGGGTGACGACCGTGCAGCCGCATGGCTCTGGGCCCAGTTCTGTGTCTCCAAGACCGTCAGCCTCAAGAAGTTCCTGGTCGGACGGACTCCTGTCCGTAAGTCTACTGTGAATTCCGACTACCTCGCGGAGCAGGAAAAACTGAATAAATACGGCGGTATCATAACCTTCTACAAATCACCTGTGGAGTATATGTGGACCGATTCCGGACCGAACGTACCGCATTATCCTCTGCTGGCCGAACAGTGGTGGAAGAATATCTCTACAGCGGTTACCGGTGAAACCACTCCCCAGCAGTCAATGGACAACCTGGCGCGCGATATGGACGATCTGATGGCCAAGATGACCCTAAAGCAGTTCTCTCCGCAACTCAATCCCGAAAGAGATCCTGAATACTGGCTCAACCAGCCTGGTTCTCCGAAGGCGGAGCGGCCTGATGAGGAGCCGAAGACGGTTCCCTACGATGAACTGTTGAAGCAGTGGACGAGTAAGTAA